A portion of the Thermothelomyces thermophilus ATCC 42464 chromosome 5, complete sequence genome contains these proteins:
- a CDS encoding pyruvate decarboxylase-like protein, with product MTDIREQGLKKPVNVAEYLFRRLHEIGIRSVHGLPGDFNLVALDYIPKAGLKWVGSVNELNAAYAADGYARTKGISAIFTTFGVGELSAINGIAGAFSEHVPVVHIVGCPSTISQRNGMLLHHTLGNGDFNVFANMSSQISCDVARLNKRAEIADQIDHALRECWIRSRPVYIMLPTDMVERKVEGARLDTPIDLTEPANQSEREDYVVDVVLRYLHAAKQPVILVDACAIRHRVLKEVHDLVEKTQLPVFVTPMGKGAINEDHPNYGGVYAGTGSQPAVAERVETADLVLSIGALKSDFNTAGFSYRTSQLNTIDFHSDHCTVRYSEYPGVAMRGVLRKVVERVDLSKLSRPPSPEVVNEVTKNRDSSQTITQAFFWPRIGEYLKENDIVVTETGTSNFGIWETKYPRGVTGITQILWGSIGWSVGAAQGAALAAKDMGVDRRTILFVGDGSFQLTAQEVSTMIRHDLRITIFLIFNGGFTIERFIHGMEAEYNDITRWNYIDVPTAFGGSEKQVRKFVVKTKDELEELLTDTDFNEARGLQFVELWMRKDDAPRALKITAEIAARNNASMSE from the exons ATGACAGACATCAGAGAGCAGGGCCTTAAGAAACCCGTCAACGTCGCCGAGTATCTGTTCAGGAGACTCCACGAAATCGGCATCCGCTCCGTTCATGGCCTCCCAGGTGACTTCAACCTGGTTGCATTGGACTACATTCCCAAAGCTGGCCTCAAATGGGTGGGCAGCGTGAATGAGCTGAATG CAGCATACGCTGCCGACGGGTATGCCCGCACAAAGGGCATCTCAGCTATTTTTACTACCTTTGGAGTGGGAGAGTTATCTGCAATCAACGGTATCGCCGGCGCCTTCTCCGAACACGTTCCCGTAGTACACATTGTTGGCTGCCCGTCGACGATTTCACAACGGAATGGCATGCTGCTTCACCACACGCTTGGCAATGGAGACTTTAACGTTTTCGCCAACATGAGCTCTCAGATCTCTTGCGATGTGGCTCGTCTCAATAAACGGGCCGAGATAGCCGACCAGATCGACCATGCCCTGCGCGAGTGCTGGATCCGCAGTCGGCCCGTATACATCATGCTTCCGACAGACATGGTCGAGAGGAAGGTTGAGGGCGCCCGTCTGGACACGCCCATTGACCTCACAGAACCCGCCAACCAGTCAGAGCGGGAGGACTATGTCGTTGACGTCGTCCTGAGGTATCTCCACGCGGCTAAGCAACCTGTAATTTTGGTCGATGCCTGCGCCATTCGCCATAGGGTGCTCAAGGAGGTTCATGACTTGGTGGAGAAAACCCAGCTGCCGGTATTCGTTACCCCAATGGGCAAGGGCGCCATCAACGAGGACCATCCCAACTATGGCGGAGTATATGCGGGAACTGGTTCGCAGCCCGCGGTGGCTGAGCGTGTTGAGACAGCGGACCTGGTGCTTTCGATCGGCGCCCTCAAGAGCGACTTCAACACGGCAGGCTTTTCGTACCGGACGTCCCAACTCAACACGATCGACTTCCACTCGGACCATTGCACGGTGCGGTATTCCGAGTACCCCGGCGTGGCCATGCGCGGCGTGCTCCGCAAGGTGGTGGAACGGGTTGATCTTAGCAAACTGTCTAGGCCTCCATCGCCCGAGGTGGTCAACGAGGTGACTAAGAACAGGGATAGTTCCCAAACCATCACACAGGCGTTCTTCTGGCCACGCATTGGGGAATATCTGAAGGAGAACGACATCGTGGTGACAGAAACGGGCACGTCCAACTTCGGCATTTGGGAAACCAAGTACCCACGGGGTGTGACTGGGATCACACAAATTCTTTGGGGCAGCATTGGTTGGTCGGTGGGCGCCGCCCAAGGTGCCGCGCTAGCTGCAAAGGACATGGGCGTCGACCGCCGAACCATCTTGTTTGTCGGCGACGGCTCGTTCCAGCTCACGGCCCAAGAGGTGTCAACCATGATCCGACATGATTTGAGGATCACCAT ATTCCTGATTTTCAACGGCGGCTTCACCATCGAGCGCTTTATCCATGGCATGGAGGCCGAGTACAATGATATCACCCGTTGGAACTACATTGACGTGCCAACAGCATTCGGCGGTTCGGAAAAACAGGTTCGCAAGTTTGTCGTCAAGACCAAGGATGAGCTCGAGGAGCTATTGACGGACACAGACTTCAATGAGGCTAGAGGGTTACAGTTTGTTGAGCTGTGGATGCGAAAGGATGACGCACCGCGGGCCCTGAAGATCACTGCTGAGATTGCCGCTAGAAACAACGCAAGTATGAGTGAGTAA